The Anas acuta chromosome 2, bAnaAcu1.1, whole genome shotgun sequence genome contains a region encoding:
- the LOC137850473 gene encoding probable G-protein coupled receptor 141, with translation MYKEDFRNMTEENMANNGSSSSFTHTNSMSAILITVYSVAFAGGGIGSIAMSFVLVKMNTLSVTTTAIVNLVVVHGLLLLTVPFRLHYYVNKEWVFQMPFCKMVSAMVHLHMYLTFLFYVITLVIRWLIFFQWKDKVEFYRKLHAIAASIAVWIFVIVFVVPLFCIEYGRSGTYDNKTCFKFHKELQQDSVKILNYLVIVAVACITCILLSLQIFILIKVSRKFSTSLWSHQEFWAQVKNLIFICVIIICFLPYHLFRAYYIRHVNDYEQLESYNEVFLSLTALSCLDLLSFVLSGSRLFKQNVAVLRSRLPCC, from the coding sequence ATGTACAAGGAAGATTTCAGGAATATGACTGAAGAAAATATGGCTAACAATggctcctcctcttccttcaccCACACGAACTCCATGAGTGCCATCCTGATTACTGTCTACTCAGTTGCCTTTGCTGGAGGTGGGATAGGGTCCATTGCAATGTCATTTGTGCTGGTCAAGATGAACACTCTGTCTGTGACCACTACAGCCATCGTTAACCTGGTTGTGGTGCATGGTCTCCTTCTCCTCACAGTGCCCTTCCGCCTGCACTACTATGTCAACAAGGAGTGGGTCTTCCAGATGCCATTCTGCAAAATGGTGAGTGCTATGGTGCACCTCCACATGTACCTGACCTTCCTATTCTACGTGATTACTCTGGTGATACGGTGGCTGATCTTTTTTCAATGGAAGGATAAGGTAGAGTTTTATAGGAAGCTGCATGCCATTGCCGCAAGCATTGCCGTGTGGATCTTCGTCATTGTCTTTGTGGTGCCACTCTTCTGCATTGAGTATGGACGCTCAGGGACATATGAtaataaaacatgctttaaGTTCCACAAAGAGCTACAGCAGGACAGTGTGAAAATCCTGAACTACCTAGTAATTGTGGCCGTCGCCTGTATTACTTGTATTCTCTTGAGCTTGCAGATTTTCATTCTGATAAAAGTGTCAAGAAAATTCTCCACCTCCCTCTGGTCACACCAAGAGTTCTGGGCCCAGGTGAAAAACTTGATTTTCATCTGTGTCATCATAATTTGCTTCCTTCCCTATCATCTCTTTAGGGCCTACTACATACGGCATGTGAATGACTATGAACAGTTAGAAAGCTACAATGAAGTTTTTTTAAGTCTGACTGCACTCAGCTGCCTGGATCTGCTGTCATTTGTGCTGAGCGGAAGCCGCCTCTTCAAGCAAAATGTGGCTGTGCTTCGAAGCAGGTTGCCTTGCTGCTAG